In Burkholderia gladioli, a genomic segment contains:
- the ahcY gene encoding adenosylhomocysteinase: protein MNAVIDSKASQDYLVADLALAAWGRKELTIAETEMPGLMQIRDEYKAAQPLKGARIAGSLHMTIQTGVLIETLKALGADVRWASCNIFSTQDHAAAAIVEAGTPVFAYKGETLDEYWEYSHRIFEWPNGEFANMILDDGGDATLLLILGSKAEKDRSVIGKPTNEEEVALYKSIAAHLDIDPQWYSKRLSHIKGVTEETTTGVHRLYQMEKDGRLPFPAFNVNDSVTKSKFDNLYGCRESLVDGIKRATDVMIAGKIAVVAGYGDVGKGCAQSLRGLGATVWVTEIDPICALQAAMEGYRVVTMEYAADKADIFVTATGNFHVINHDHMKAMRHNAIVCNIGHFDSEIDIASTRQYQWENIKPQVDHIIFPDGKRVILLAEGRLVNLGCATGHPSFVMSNSFANQTLAQIELFVRGEQYENKVYVLPKHLDEKVARLHLARIGANLTVLSAEQASYIGVSQDGPFKPNHYRY from the coding sequence ATGAACGCCGTTATCGACTCGAAAGCCTCGCAGGACTACCTCGTCGCCGACCTGGCACTGGCTGCCTGGGGCCGCAAGGAACTGACCATCGCCGAGACCGAAATGCCCGGCCTGATGCAGATCCGCGACGAATACAAGGCAGCGCAGCCGCTCAAGGGCGCGCGCATCGCCGGCTCGCTGCACATGACGATCCAGACGGGCGTGCTGATCGAGACGCTCAAGGCGCTCGGCGCCGACGTGCGCTGGGCCTCGTGCAACATCTTCTCGACCCAGGACCACGCGGCCGCCGCGATCGTCGAAGCCGGCACGCCGGTGTTCGCCTACAAGGGCGAGACGCTCGACGAATACTGGGAATACTCGCACCGCATCTTCGAATGGCCGAACGGCGAGTTCGCCAACATGATCCTCGACGACGGCGGCGACGCGACCCTGCTGCTGATCCTCGGCTCGAAGGCCGAGAAGGACCGCTCGGTGATCGGCAAGCCGACCAACGAGGAAGAAGTGGCGCTCTACAAGTCGATCGCCGCTCACCTGGACATCGATCCGCAGTGGTACTCGAAGCGCCTGTCGCACATCAAGGGCGTGACGGAGGAAACCACCACCGGTGTGCATCGCCTGTACCAGATGGAAAAGGACGGCCGCCTGCCGTTCCCGGCCTTCAACGTCAACGACTCGGTCACCAAGTCGAAGTTCGACAACCTGTACGGCTGCCGTGAATCGCTGGTGGACGGCATCAAGCGCGCCACCGACGTGATGATCGCCGGCAAGATCGCGGTGGTGGCCGGCTACGGCGACGTGGGCAAGGGCTGCGCGCAGTCGCTGCGCGGCCTGGGCGCGACCGTGTGGGTCACCGAAATCGATCCGATCTGCGCGCTGCAGGCGGCGATGGAAGGCTACCGCGTGGTGACGATGGAATACGCGGCCGACAAGGCCGACATCTTCGTCACGGCCACCGGCAACTTCCACGTGATCAACCACGACCACATGAAGGCGATGCGCCACAACGCGATCGTCTGCAACATCGGCCACTTCGACTCGGAAATCGACATCGCGTCGACACGCCAGTACCAGTGGGAAAACATCAAGCCGCAAGTCGACCACATCATCTTCCCGGACGGCAAGCGCGTGATCCTGCTGGCCGAAGGCCGCCTGGTCAACCTCGGCTGCGCGACGGGCCACCCGTCCTTCGTGATGTCGAACTCGTTCGCCAACCAGACGCTCGCGCAGATCGAACTGTTCGTGCGCGGCGAGCAGTACGAGAACAAGGTCTACGTGCTGCCCAAGCACCTCGACGAGAAGGTCGCGCGCCTGCACCTGGCCCGCATCGGCGCCAACCTGACGGTGCTGTCGGCCGAGCAGGCCTCGTACATCGGCGTGTCGCAGGACGGTCCGTTCAAGCCGAACCACTACCGTTACTGA
- a CDS encoding RNA polymerase sigma factor FliA: protein MYNAQGKLSTSATMAEAGMGQAEVLAKYAPLVRRLGLQLVAKMPASVDLDDLIQAGMIGLLDAASRYKEDQGAQFETYATQRIRGAMLDELRSNDWLPRSLRKTSREVEQAVHRVEQQLGRSANESEIASHLDMPLPDYQAMLQDLHGSQLIYYEDFDRSADDEPFLDRYRVDHSDPLSALLDDHLRAALVEAIERLPEREKLLMSLYYERGLNLREIGAVLEVSESRVCQLHSQAVARLRARLREQAWVGAEH from the coding sequence ATGTACAACGCTCAAGGAAAACTGTCCACGTCCGCGACGATGGCCGAAGCGGGGATGGGGCAAGCCGAGGTGCTCGCCAAGTACGCGCCGCTGGTGCGTCGCCTCGGGCTGCAGCTGGTGGCGAAGATGCCGGCCAGCGTCGACCTCGACGACCTGATCCAGGCCGGCATGATCGGCCTGCTCGATGCCGCGAGCCGCTACAAGGAAGACCAGGGCGCGCAGTTCGAGACCTATGCCACGCAGCGCATCCGCGGCGCGATGCTCGACGAGCTGCGCAGCAACGACTGGCTGCCGCGCAGCCTGCGCAAGACCTCGCGCGAGGTGGAGCAGGCCGTGCATCGCGTCGAGCAGCAGCTCGGCCGTTCAGCCAACGAGAGCGAGATCGCCTCGCACCTGGACATGCCGCTGCCCGATTACCAGGCGATGCTGCAGGACCTGCACGGCAGCCAGCTGATCTACTACGAGGATTTCGATCGTTCCGCCGACGACGAGCCCTTCCTCGACCGTTATCGCGTCGATCATTCCGACCCGCTTTCCGCGCTGCTCGACGACCACCTGCGCGCCGCGCTGGTGGAGGCCATCGAGCGGCTGCCCGAGCGCGAGAAGCTGCTGATGTCGCTCTATTACGAGCGGGGCCTGAACCTGCGCGAGATCGGCGCGGTGCTGGAGGTCAGCGAATCGCGCGTGTGCCAGCTGCACAGCCAGGCGGTGGCGCGGCTGCGCGCGCGCCTGCGCGAGCAGGCCTGGGTCGGCGCCGAGCACTGA
- the metF gene encoding methylenetetrahydrofolate reductase [NAD(P)H] has translation MKPIELSLEFFPPKTAEGADKLRATRAQLLPLKPKFVSVTFGAGGSTQQGTLDTVLDMQKDGLSAAPHLSCIGSSKDNLRAILDQYRSHGIRQIVALRGDLPSGMGEVGELRYACDLVRFIRAEHGDWFHLEVAAYPEYHPQSRSPKQDLQHFADKVKAGANSAITQYFFNADAYFRFVDDAARLGVEVPIVPGIMPITNYSQLMRFSEMCGAEVPRWIARRLESFGDDRESIRAFGADVITAMCDRLIKQGVPGLHFYTLNLATPTRVVCERLGLSS, from the coding sequence ATGAAACCGATCGAACTCTCCCTGGAATTCTTCCCGCCGAAGACGGCGGAGGGCGCCGACAAGCTGCGTGCCACGCGCGCGCAACTGTTGCCGCTCAAGCCGAAGTTCGTCTCCGTGACCTTCGGCGCCGGCGGCTCGACGCAGCAAGGCACGCTCGACACCGTGCTCGACATGCAGAAGGACGGCCTGTCAGCCGCCCCGCACCTGTCGTGCATCGGCTCGTCGAAGGACAACCTGCGCGCGATCCTGGACCAGTACCGCTCGCACGGCATCCGCCAGATCGTGGCGCTGCGCGGCGACCTGCCCTCGGGCATGGGCGAGGTCGGCGAGCTGCGTTACGCCTGCGACCTGGTGCGTTTCATCCGCGCCGAGCATGGCGACTGGTTCCACCTGGAAGTGGCCGCCTACCCGGAATACCATCCGCAGTCGCGTTCGCCGAAGCAGGACCTCCAGCACTTCGCCGACAAGGTGAAGGCCGGCGCGAACTCGGCGATCACGCAGTACTTCTTCAACGCGGACGCGTATTTCCGTTTCGTCGACGATGCCGCGCGGCTCGGCGTCGAGGTGCCGATCGTGCCCGGCATCATGCCGATCACGAACTACTCGCAGCTGATGCGCTTCTCCGAGATGTGCGGGGCCGAAGTGCCGCGCTGGATCGCGCGCCGGCTGGAGAGCTTCGGCGACGATCGCGAATCGATCCGCGCCTTCGGCGCCGACGTGATCACCGCGATGTGCGACCGGCTGATCAAGCAGGGCGTGCCGGGGCTGCATTTCTACACGCTCAACCTGGCCACGCCCACGCGCGTGGTCTGCGAACGGCTCGGGCTGTCGAGCTGA
- the flhA gene encoding flagellar biosynthesis protein FlhA, producing the protein MSTPTGALGKRVGRLDVANLRALAGPILICMILGMMILPLPPLLLDLLFTFNIALSVMVLLVSMYTMKPLDFAAFPSVLLFSTLLRLSLNVASTRVVLLEGHTGPDAAGQVIEAFGHFLVGGNFAVGIVVFVILMIINFTVITKGAGRIAEVSARFTLDAMPGKQMAIDADLNAGLINEEQARKRRVAVAQEAEFYGSMDGASKFVRGDAIAGLIIMAINVIGGLIVGIVQHDMSFAAAGKNYTLLTIGDGLVAQIPSLVISTAAGVIVSRVATDEDIGTQITGQLFTNPRVLTITGTIIVMMGLIPNMPHFAFLLLGGGSIWMARVMRRREAARHAAGDLTEIAPPAALPADSHEATWEDVTLIDTLGLEVGYRLIPLVDNSGDGELLKRIKGIRKKFAQEIGFLPPVIHIRDNLELRPNGYRIALKGVEVGTGEAFPGQWLAINPGQVTAALPGAQTRDPAFGLPAVWIDVSQRETAQVYGYTVVDASTVVATHLNHLVVQHAAELLGRQEVQALLERTGRDAPSLVEDLVPKTVSLTTLQRVLQNLLEEGVPIRDMRTIIEAVSEQAGRITDPYDLTAAVRLALGRAITQQWYPGSGEMQVMGLDANLERVLSQALATGANPGLEPGLAQTLLMGTQDAMLRQQNMGLPPVLLVQHALRAMLARFLRRSLPQLKVLSYAEVPETRTIKVTNVIGGNA; encoded by the coding sequence ATGAGCACGCCCACCGGAGCGCTCGGCAAGCGCGTCGGCCGGCTGGACGTGGCCAACCTGCGCGCGCTGGCCGGCCCGATCCTGATCTGCATGATCCTCGGCATGATGATCCTGCCGCTGCCGCCGCTGCTGCTGGATCTGCTGTTCACCTTCAATATCGCGCTGTCGGTGATGGTGCTGCTGGTCAGCATGTACACCATGAAGCCGCTCGATTTCGCGGCCTTCCCCAGCGTGCTGCTGTTCTCCACCCTGCTGCGGCTGTCGCTGAACGTGGCCTCCACGCGGGTGGTGCTGCTCGAGGGCCATACCGGCCCCGACGCGGCCGGCCAGGTGATCGAGGCCTTCGGCCACTTCCTGGTGGGCGGCAACTTCGCGGTCGGCATCGTGGTGTTCGTGATCCTGATGATCATCAACTTCACGGTGATCACCAAGGGCGCGGGGCGGATCGCCGAGGTGTCGGCGCGCTTCACGCTCGACGCGATGCCGGGCAAGCAGATGGCGATCGACGCCGACCTCAACGCCGGCCTGATCAACGAGGAGCAGGCCCGCAAGCGGCGCGTGGCGGTGGCCCAGGAAGCCGAGTTCTACGGCTCGATGGACGGCGCCTCGAAGTTCGTGCGCGGCGACGCGATCGCCGGCCTGATCATCATGGCGATCAACGTGATCGGCGGGCTGATCGTCGGCATCGTCCAGCACGACATGAGCTTCGCCGCGGCCGGCAAGAACTACACGCTGTTGACCATCGGCGACGGCCTGGTCGCGCAGATCCCCTCGCTGGTGATCTCGACGGCGGCCGGCGTGATCGTCTCGCGGGTGGCCACCGACGAGGACATCGGCACCCAGATCACCGGGCAGTTGTTCACCAACCCGCGCGTGCTGACCATCACCGGCACCATCATCGTGATGATGGGCCTGATCCCCAACATGCCCCACTTCGCGTTCCTGCTGCTCGGCGGCGGCTCGATCTGGATGGCGCGCGTGATGCGCCGCCGCGAGGCGGCCCGGCACGCGGCCGGCGACCTCACCGAGATCGCCCCGCCCGCGGCGCTGCCGGCCGACAGCCACGAGGCGACCTGGGAGGACGTCACGCTGATCGACACGCTGGGCCTGGAGGTCGGCTACCGGCTGATCCCGCTGGTCGACAACAGCGGCGACGGTGAGCTGCTCAAGCGCATCAAGGGCATCCGCAAGAAGTTCGCGCAGGAAATCGGCTTCCTGCCGCCGGTGATCCATATCCGCGACAACCTCGAGCTGCGCCCCAACGGCTACCGGATCGCCCTGAAGGGCGTCGAGGTCGGCACCGGCGAGGCCTTCCCGGGCCAGTGGCTGGCGATCAACCCCGGCCAGGTGACGGCCGCGCTGCCCGGCGCGCAGACGCGCGACCCGGCCTTCGGCCTGCCGGCGGTGTGGATCGACGTGTCGCAGCGCGAGACGGCGCAGGTTTACGGCTACACGGTGGTGGACGCCAGCACCGTGGTGGCCACCCACCTCAACCACCTGGTGGTGCAGCACGCCGCCGAGCTGCTCGGCCGCCAGGAAGTGCAGGCGCTGCTGGAGCGCACCGGACGCGACGCGCCCTCGCTGGTCGAGGACCTGGTGCCCAAGACGGTCTCGCTGACCACCCTGCAGCGCGTGCTGCAGAACCTGCTCGAGGAAGGCGTGCCGATCCGCGACATGCGCACCATCATCGAGGCGGTGTCCGAGCAGGCCGGCCGCATCACCGATCCCTACGACTTGACCGCCGCGGTGCGCCTGGCGCTGGGCCGCGCGATCACCCAGCAGTGGTACCCGGGCTCGGGCGAGATGCAGGTGATGGGGCTCGACGCGAATCTTGAGCGGGTGCTGTCGCAGGCGCTCGCCACCGGCGCGAATCCCGGCCTCGAGCCGGGGCTCGCGCAGACGCTGCTGATGGGCACGCAGGACGCGATGCTCCGGCAGCAGAACATGGGCCTGCCGCCGGTGCTGCTGGTGCAGCACGCGCTGCGGGCGATGCTCGCGCGCTTCCTGCGCCGCAGCCTGCCGCAACTGAAAGTGCTGTCCTACGCCGAAGTGCCGGAAACACGCACGATCAAAGTCACGAACGTCATCGGGGGTAACGCTTGA
- the flhF gene encoding flagellar biosynthesis protein FlhF codes for MNIRKFTGPTSRDALRLVREALGGDAVVLSNRTIEDGSVEIVALADAELAALAPKVPAAASLAAQARALPPATRPAPAEAAPRLAVPPNPYASGDVFSSVFGASAEADENARDAHDEALEAGAAPAAEAVPPTSTPAPWLVEHARRLTRRHDEIVAPAARAEAAVDPREARDSREAAAARDEGVTPEWARDIVRSVAARLPAEAGGSAEASAARPVHGARAAQVRAAEPVAPAAAKPAARAANLSNPASATIADEINARIERIVNETVMNELSAMRGMMEEQFAGLVWGDRQRRSPLHGALTKRLFSAGFSAQLVRTVVDNLPAELAEGSFDGACDWAESVLAGNLPVLDSEDALMERGGVFALMGPTGVGKTTTTAKLAARCVMRFGASKVALLTTDSYRIGGHEQLRIFGRILGVPVHAVKDGGDLQLALSELRNKHIVLIDTIGMSQRDRTVSDQIAMLQGADTPVQRLLLLNATSHGDTLNEVVQAYRGAGQPDLAGCILTKLDEATNLGGVLDTVIRYQLPVHYVSTGQKVPENLYVATRKFLLKSAFCVPRDGSPFVPHDDELPGMLSALAGRPGAGHHEVYFG; via the coding sequence TTGAACATCCGCAAATTCACCGGCCCGACCAGCCGCGACGCGCTGCGTCTGGTGCGCGAGGCGCTTGGCGGCGATGCCGTGGTGCTGTCGAACCGCACGATCGAGGACGGCTCGGTCGAGATCGTCGCGCTGGCCGACGCCGAGCTGGCCGCGCTCGCGCCGAAGGTGCCTGCCGCCGCGTCGCTGGCCGCGCAGGCACGCGCGCTGCCGCCCGCGACCCGCCCCGCGCCGGCCGAAGCCGCGCCGCGCCTGGCGGTGCCGCCCAATCCCTATGCTTCCGGCGACGTGTTTTCCTCGGTGTTCGGCGCCAGCGCCGAGGCCGACGAGAATGCGAGGGACGCGCATGACGAAGCGCTCGAGGCGGGCGCCGCGCCGGCCGCCGAGGCCGTGCCGCCGACCTCGACGCCCGCGCCCTGGCTGGTCGAGCATGCCCGGCGCCTGACGCGCCGCCACGACGAGATCGTCGCGCCGGCCGCGCGCGCCGAGGCCGCCGTCGATCCGCGCGAGGCCCGCGACAGCCGTGAAGCGGCCGCCGCGCGCGACGAAGGCGTGACGCCCGAATGGGCGCGCGACATCGTGCGCAGCGTCGCCGCGCGCCTGCCGGCCGAAGCCGGCGGCAGCGCCGAGGCGAGCGCCGCGCGCCCGGTTCACGGCGCCCGCGCCGCGCAGGTCCGCGCGGCGGAGCCGGTTGCTCCGGCCGCCGCCAAGCCGGCCGCGCGCGCCGCGAATCTCTCGAATCCCGCCAGCGCCACGATCGCCGACGAGATCAACGCGCGCATCGAGCGCATCGTCAACGAGACCGTGATGAACGAGCTCAGCGCGATGCGCGGCATGATGGAGGAGCAGTTCGCCGGCCTGGTATGGGGCGATCGCCAGCGCCGCAGCCCGCTGCACGGCGCGCTGACCAAGCGCCTGTTCTCGGCCGGCTTCTCGGCCCAGCTGGTGCGCACCGTGGTCGACAACCTGCCGGCCGAGCTGGCCGAGGGCAGCTTCGACGGCGCCTGCGACTGGGCCGAATCGGTGCTGGCCGGCAACCTGCCGGTGCTCGACAGCGAGGATGCGCTGATGGAGCGCGGCGGCGTGTTTGCGCTGATGGGCCCCACCGGCGTCGGCAAGACCACCACCACCGCCAAGCTCGCGGCGCGCTGCGTGATGCGCTTCGGCGCCAGCAAGGTGGCGCTGCTGACCACCGACAGCTACCGGATCGGCGGCCACGAGCAGCTGCGCATCTTCGGCCGCATCCTCGGCGTGCCGGTGCACGCGGTGAAGGACGGCGGCGACCTGCAGCTCGCGCTCTCCGAGCTGCGCAACAAGCACATCGTGCTGATCGACACGATCGGCATGAGCCAGCGCGACCGCACCGTGTCCGACCAGATCGCCATGCTGCAGGGCGCCGACACGCCGGTGCAGCGCCTGCTGCTGCTCAACGCCACCAGCCACGGCGACACCCTCAACGAGGTGGTGCAGGCCTATCGCGGCGCGGGCCAGCCCGACCTGGCCGGCTGCATCCTGACCAAGCTCGACGAGGCCACCAACCTCGGCGGCGTGCTCGACACGGTGATCCGCTACCAACTGCCGGTGCACTACGTGTCGACCGGGCAGAAGGTGCCGGAGAACCTCTACGTGGCGACCCGCAAGTTCCTGCTCAAGAGCGCCTTCTGCGTGCCGCGCGACGGCTCGCCCTTCGTGCCGCACGACGACGAACTGCCCGGCATGCTGTCGGCCCTTGCCGGCCGCCCGGGCGCCGGACATCACGAGGTCTACTTTGGATAA
- a CDS encoding dienelactone hydrolase family protein, which produces MSSQWIDIPAGQESFGGYLALPKGGKGPAVVIIQEIFGVNGHIRSVADQYAADGYVALAPDVFWRTQPRVELGYEGADRDKGIELLQKTDVHQAAADIAAAAAALRARPEVEGKVAGIGYCFGGRLAYLAAASGAFDVAVAYYGGGIQNHLDVANHITQPILFHYAGLDHGITPEHVEQVKAAFAGRPNAAVHLYPEADHGFNCNVRASYDQRAAALAHGRTLQFLAENL; this is translated from the coding sequence ATGAGTTCGCAATGGATCGACATCCCCGCCGGCCAGGAATCATTTGGCGGCTACCTCGCACTGCCCAAGGGCGGCAAGGGCCCGGCCGTGGTCATCATTCAGGAGATCTTCGGCGTGAACGGCCATATCCGCTCGGTCGCCGACCAGTACGCGGCCGACGGCTACGTGGCGCTCGCGCCGGACGTGTTCTGGCGCACCCAGCCGCGTGTCGAGCTCGGTTATGAAGGCGCCGACCGCGACAAGGGCATCGAGCTGCTGCAGAAGACCGACGTGCACCAGGCCGCGGCCGACATCGCCGCGGCGGCGGCCGCGCTGCGCGCGCGTCCCGAGGTCGAGGGCAAGGTGGCCGGGATCGGCTACTGCTTCGGCGGCCGGCTCGCCTACCTGGCGGCCGCCTCCGGCGCGTTCGACGTGGCGGTGGCCTATTACGGCGGCGGCATCCAGAACCACCTGGACGTGGCCAACCACATCACCCAGCCGATCCTGTTCCACTATGCCGGGCTCGATCACGGCATCACGCCCGAGCACGTCGAGCAGGTGAAGGCCGCCTTCGCGGGCCGCCCGAACGCCGCCGTGCATCTCTATCCCGAGGCCGACCACGGCTTCAACTGCAACGTGCGCGCCTCCTACGACCAGCGCGCCGCCGCGCTCGCGCACGGCCGCACCCTGCAGTTCCTCGCCGAGAACCTGTAA
- a CDS encoding NAD(P)H-dependent flavin oxidoreductase, producing MSPASPSAVSFAERFGLRLPLVQAPMLGASPAAMVAAVSNAGALGSLGGAGLAPERLAAEIETIRAATARAFAVNLFVLDEARPDEATVRRALSAIDPLRARFGLAPGAPLARYAPDAEAQLEVLVAARVPIASFTFGVLSAAQVQRLHAAGCYVIGTATHVAEGIAWRDAGADAICAQGAEAGGHRGTFIGRAEDALIGTMALVPQLIDATGLPVLAAGGIMDGRGIAAAIALGAQAAQLGTAFLACAESGISQPWREQLARADDTATVVTDAISGRHARGIRNAMISTLSAQAETIAPYPVQNALTQELRQAAGRAGDADYLSLWSGQGGPLGRRRGQGLRAAALVEALDDEWREARTCFAKLP from the coding sequence ATGTCCCCTGCCTCGCCGTCCGCCGTTTCCTTCGCCGAACGTTTCGGCCTGCGCCTGCCGCTGGTGCAGGCGCCGATGCTGGGCGCGAGCCCCGCCGCGATGGTGGCCGCGGTCTCGAACGCCGGCGCGCTCGGCAGCCTCGGCGGCGCCGGCCTCGCGCCCGAGCGGCTCGCCGCCGAGATCGAGACGATCCGCGCGGCCACTGCGCGCGCCTTCGCGGTGAACCTGTTCGTGCTCGACGAGGCGCGTCCCGACGAGGCCACGGTGCGTCGCGCGCTGTCGGCGATCGATCCGCTGCGCGCGCGCTTCGGCCTGGCTCCCGGCGCGCCGCTGGCGCGCTACGCGCCCGATGCCGAGGCCCAGCTCGAGGTGCTGGTCGCCGCGCGCGTGCCGATCGCGAGCTTCACCTTCGGCGTGTTGAGCGCGGCCCAGGTGCAGCGCCTGCACGCGGCCGGCTGCTACGTGATCGGCACGGCCACCCACGTGGCCGAGGGCATCGCCTGGCGCGATGCCGGCGCCGACGCGATCTGCGCGCAGGGCGCCGAAGCGGGCGGCCATCGCGGTACCTTCATCGGCCGCGCCGAGGACGCGCTGATCGGCACCATGGCGCTGGTGCCGCAGTTGATCGACGCGACCGGGCTGCCGGTGCTGGCCGCGGGCGGCATCATGGACGGACGCGGCATCGCCGCGGCGATCGCCCTGGGCGCGCAGGCCGCGCAGCTGGGCACGGCCTTCCTGGCCTGCGCGGAAAGCGGGATCTCGCAGCCGTGGCGCGAGCAACTGGCCAGGGCCGATGACACCGCGACGGTCGTCACCGACGCGATCTCGGGCCGTCATGCGCGCGGCATCCGCAATGCGATGATTTCGACGCTGTCCGCGCAGGCGGAAACGATTGCGCCGTATCCGGTGCAGAACGCGCTGACCCAGGAATTGCGGCAGGCGGCCGGCCGCGCGGGCGATGCGGATTACCTGTCGCTGTGGTCGGGCCAGGGCGGCCCGCTGGGTCGGCGGCGCGGCCAGGGCCTGCGCGCGGCGGCGCTGGTCGAGGCGCTCGACGACGAATGGCGCGAAGCGCGCACGTGCTTCGCGAAGCTGCCTT
- a CDS encoding phage holin family protein codes for MTVILTWIINALALLIITYLVPSIHIKSFGTALIIAVVLGLINTVIRPVLILLTLPVTIVTLGLFILVVNALCFWFASSLLKGFEVSGFWSAFFGSILYSIVSWLLSALIFGQRNLG; via the coding sequence ATGACCGTCATCCTGACCTGGATCATCAATGCCCTCGCGCTGCTGATCATCACCTACCTGGTGCCCTCGATCCACATCAAGAGCTTCGGGACGGCGCTCATCATCGCGGTGGTGCTCGGCCTGATCAACACCGTCATCCGGCCGGTGCTGATCCTGCTGACCCTGCCGGTGACGATCGTCACGCTCGGCCTTTTCATCCTGGTGGTCAACGCGCTCTGCTTCTGGTTCGCGTCCTCGCTGCTCAAGGGCTTCGAGGTATCGGGATTCTGGTCGGCGTTCTTCGGGTCGATCCTGTACAGCATCGTGTCGTGGCTCCTGTCCGCCCTGATCTTCGGCCAGCGCAACCTGGGCTGA
- a CDS encoding AAA family ATPase: MDKHTTDQAEGLRRLLAGRATRIVAVTGGPAGVGCTTTVVNLAAALAALGKDVLVVDERSDVDSAAATLAGSWVRTGSTVRHAAGFSICVAAELARDGYDDARLAAYLDGAADIVLVDAQRDAEGAFSALARAANDVLVVTRVAGPAITEAYACMKRLHYAHALAQFRVLVNHVQSAADARAAYENLAGVASRYLAVALDEGGYVSADPLVARARELVHTVVDAFPSAAAARDYRQIAQDLLYWPMRPARAAARAYAGHPAIERGAAHAA; encoded by the coding sequence TTGGATAAGCACACCACCGATCAAGCCGAAGGGCTGCGGCGCCTGCTGGCCGGCCGCGCGACCCGCATCGTCGCGGTGACGGGCGGCCCGGCCGGGGTCGGCTGCACCACCACGGTGGTCAACCTGGCGGCGGCGCTGGCCGCGCTGGGCAAGGACGTGCTGGTGGTCGACGAGCGCTCCGACGTGGATTCGGCCGCCGCCACGCTGGCCGGCTCCTGGGTGCGCACCGGCAGCACGGTGCGCCACGCGGCCGGCTTCTCGATCTGCGTGGCCGCCGAGCTGGCGCGCGACGGCTATGACGATGCCCGCCTCGCCGCCTACCTGGACGGCGCGGCCGACATCGTGCTGGTCGATGCGCAGCGCGACGCCGAGGGCGCGTTCTCCGCGCTCGCGCGCGCCGCCAACGACGTGCTGGTGGTGACCCGCGTGGCGGGCCCGGCCATCACCGAGGCCTATGCCTGCATGAAGCGGTTGCACTACGCGCATGCGCTCGCGCAGTTCCGGGTGCTGGTCAACCACGTGCAGAGCGCGGCCGACGCGCGCGCGGCCTACGAGAACCTGGCCGGGGTGGCGAGCCGCTATCTCGCGGTGGCGCTCGACGAGGGCGGCTACGTGAGCGCCGATCCGCTGGTGGCGCGCGCCCGCGAGCTGGTGCACACGGTGGTCGACGCCTTCCCCTCGGCGGCCGCCGCGCGCGACTACCGGCAGATCGCGCAGGACCTGCTGTACTGGCCGATGCGCCCGGCGCGCGCGGCCGCTCGGGCCTATGCCGGACATCCGGCGATCGAACGGGGCGCGGCGCACGCCGCCTGA